A genomic segment from Lutzomyia longipalpis isolate SR_M1_2022 chromosome 3, ASM2433408v1 encodes:
- the LOC129793464 gene encoding rho GTPase-activating protein 68F, translating to METSVEQTTPRLPGPTLTPSLTDTEDPHPSLSDWHDYEPNLEFDDTELSQAPDPNLIVALDDDALISGDFVTPTDDIQTNLEADNYEEQLRVASEMDEFSSMKTYEELKFIDFFGTDKQGQHIFAIFACRLPPKSELNNSAFIHFIIQKMEAFVQNDYVLVYFHQGLRDNSKPSVDFLWNSYKELDRSFKKNLKRLYVVHPTMFIRVIWNLCKPFISVKFKNKLCYVSSLEELRENLGLKSLKLPENIYEFDERNSTSRKSSGLSGNKKSEEASIAKTTQFGVTLKFINQNSPCLNYIPPVVRKCVDHLSVSGVIDTEGIFRRSGNYSRINSLKASVNAGENVDFKNEDTHVIAGLLKTFLRDLNEPLLTYALYDEIIKFLEWTKEERPRNVKQMLREKLPVENYELFKYIIEFLVKVMECKDLNKMTSSNLAIVFGPNLIWAHNQMSLEEVNPINAFIEFVLQNHRDIYMVDINPKETVD from the exons gGCCAACACTGACACCCTCGCTCACGGATACGGAAGACCCACATCCCAGTTTGTCAGATTGGCACGACTACGAGCCCAATTTGGAGTTTGATGACACAGAACTATCACAGGCCCCGGACCCCAATCTCATTGTGGCTCTCGACGATGATGCTCTAATATCAG GAGATTTCGTGACCCCCACGGACGATATTCAGACAAATTTGGAGGCAGACAACTACGAGGAGCAGTTGCGTGTGGCATCGGAAATGGATGAATTTAGTAGTATGAAGACGTATGAGGAGCTCAAGTTCATTGATTTCTTCGGTACGGACAAACAGGGACAACATATCTTTGCCATCTTCGCGTGTCGGCTACCGCCCAAAAGTGAACTCAACAATTCCGCCTTCATTCACTTCATCATCCAGAAGATGGAGGCCTTCGTGCAGAATGACTATGTGCTGGTTTACTTCCACCAGGGCTTGCGGGACAATAGTAAGCCCTCTGTGGATTTTCTCTGGAACTCCTACAAGGAGCTAGATAGGAGTTTCAAGAAGAATCTCAAGCGTTTGTACGTTGTACATCCAACTATGTTCATTCGTGTCATATGGAATCTCTGTAAGCCCTTTATCAGtgttaaattcaagaataaaCTCTGCTACGTGAGCAGCCTCGAGGAGTTGCGTGAGAATTTGGGGCTGAAGAGTCTCAAATTGCCAGAGAATATCTATGA ATTTGACGAAAGAAATTCAACGAGCCGCAAATCTTCTGGATTGAGTGGGAATAAGAAATCCGAAGAGGCCAGCATTGCAAAGACAACGCAATTTGGGGTGACGCTGAAGTTTATCAATCAAAATAGTCCCTGCCTCAACTACATTCCACCCGTGGTGAGGAAGTGTGTTGATCACTTGTCCGTGAGTGGGGTGATCGATACGGAGGGAATCTTTAGGCGTTCCGGCAACTACAGCCGGATAAATAGCCTCAAAGCGTCCGTCAATGCGGGTGAGAATGTTGACTTTAAGAATGAGGACACACACGTTATTGCGGGGCTGCTGAAGACCTTCCTGCGGGATCTCAATGAGCCCCTCCTCACATATGCCTTGTACGATGAGATTATTAAGTTCCTGGAGTGGACAAAGGAGGAGCGACCGCGAAATGTTAAGCAAATGCTGCGCGAAAAGCTGCCCGTGGAGAATTATGAGCTTTTCAAGTACATCATTGAGTTCCTGGTGAAG GTAATGGAGTGCAAGGACTTGAATAAGATGACCTCGTCGAATTTGGCAATAGTCTTCGGACCGAACCTGATTTGGGCGCACAATCAAATGTCTCTGGAGGAGGTGAATCCCATAAATGCCTTCATTGAGTTTGTCCTGCAGAATCATCGGGATATCTACATGGTGGATATTAATCCGAAAGAGACGGTTGATTAA